A DNA window from Desulfurobacterium atlanticum contains the following coding sequences:
- the cas1 gene encoding CRISPR-associated endonuclease Cas1, producing MRNIFVTTHGASLTKRKYELIVTLNSKKHTIPFGSFSNLFIVANVKISTPLIKALTENKKSVFILKSNGTLTSMILPPFLNSSARRRVAQYKKFEDESIKIFMIKELLRRKSLLTQWTLEKFYDFSEKHYLEKNIIKSFYRCTKDWIEKSSSIAALRGIDGYIMNTLYDHFAQSISKFWEFEKRSYNPPKNEVNSVLSLVYTYTYSILTSIIISYNLDPYCGFFHEKHGKHAVLASDLLELLRPGLIFFVADILNSRYIEATDFKKTRKSILIKQPALKVISKLYSEKVLNGSFFYPVSAFIHEIMLRGL from the coding sequence ATGAGAAACATTTTTGTTACAACTCATGGTGCATCTTTAACTAAAAGAAAATATGAGCTTATTGTTACTCTGAATTCCAAAAAACACACTATACCTTTTGGAAGTTTTTCAAACTTGTTTATAGTGGCAAATGTTAAAATTTCCACTCCTCTTATAAAAGCGTTAACTGAAAATAAAAAAAGTGTTTTCATACTTAAATCAAATGGCACTTTAACTTCAATGATACTTCCTCCTTTTTTGAATTCATCGGCAAGAAGAAGAGTTGCTCAATATAAAAAGTTTGAAGATGAAAGTATTAAAATATTTATGATTAAAGAACTTCTAAGAAGAAAGTCTCTTCTTACTCAATGGACGCTTGAGAAATTTTACGATTTTTCAGAAAAACACTATCTTGAAAAAAACATAATAAAAAGTTTTTACAGGTGCACTAAAGATTGGATAGAAAAATCTTCAAGCATTGCAGCACTCAGGGGGATAGACGGCTACATTATGAACACCCTTTACGATCATTTCGCTCAATCAATTTCAAAATTCTGGGAATTTGAAAAAAGAAGCTACAATCCACCTAAAAATGAAGTGAATAGTGTGCTTAGTCTTGTCTACACATACACATATTCCATACTTACTTCTATAATAATTTCTTATAATCTTGATCCTTACTGTGGATTTTTCCACGAAAAACATGGAAAACATGCAGTTCTCGCTTCTGATTTATTAGAACTACTAAGGCCTGGATTAATTTTTTTTGTAGCTGACATTCTAAACAGTAGATACATTGAAGCTACTGATTTTAAAAAGACACGAAAATCTATACTGATAAAGCAACCTGCATTAAAAGTAATTTCTAAGTTATACTCAGAAAAAGTATTAAATGGTTCCTTTTTCTATCCAGTTTCAGCATTTATTCATGAAATAATGTTAAGAGGATTGTAA
- the cas2 gene encoding CRISPR-associated endonuclease Cas2 — protein MKYLVVYDISDDKIRNKVSTRLKKFGMRVQYSAFEIEIKKTDYIKLYKEIASIIDKTDSVFFFPLSSYSESLILKLGQVKREEDVI, from the coding sequence GTGAAATATCTTGTTGTTTACGACATTTCAGATGATAAAATACGTAATAAAGTTTCAACAAGGCTTAAAAAATTCGGTATGCGTGTTCAATATAGTGCTTTTGAAATAGAGATAAAGAAAACTGACTATATCAAGCTCTACAAAGAAATAGCTTCGATTATAGATAAAACAGACTCTGTGTTCTTTTTTCCATTATCATCCTATTCAGAAAGCTTAATATTAAAACTTGGACAGGTGAAAAGAGAGGAAGATGTAATATGA
- the cas2 gene encoding CRISPR-associated endonuclease Cas2 produces the protein MKYKFSNRITTYIIIYDILSDDVRGWVSLANRRRAKISRILLEYGMRTQKSVFELEITSKKEFSRMIKRLEKTMNKHDKVYIYPIDSKNKKKIKRLGYEIETDFFF, from the coding sequence ATGAAATATAAATTTTCCAATAGGATAACAACTTACATAATAATTTATGACATTTTATCAGATGATGTTAGAGGGTGGGTTTCTCTGGCAAACCGTAGAAGGGCAAAAATTTCCAGAATTCTTTTAGAATACGGTATGAGAACTCAAAAAAGTGTATTTGAACTTGAAATAACTTCCAAAAAAGAGTTTTCCAGAATGATTAAAAGATTAGAGAAAACTATGAATAAACATGATAAAGTATACATCTATCCAATAGATTCTAAAAATAAAAAGAAGATAAAAAGATTGGGATATGAAATTGAAACAGATTTTTTCTTTTAA
- a CDS encoding polyphosphate kinase 2 family protein, whose protein sequence is MFERYMVTPEIPFDLNNIDPNFSENFKNKKDVEKEFSKLKEKLCDLQDILYAEGKRRILIVLQGMDTAGKDGTIKHVFKEVHLQGIRVANFKSPTATELAHDFLWRVHKEVPGNGEIVIFNRSHYEDVLITRVHKLIPEKIWIKRYEHIRNFEKLLFDEGTIILKFYLHISKDEQKKRLIERRDNPKKRWKLHKEDIEERKYWNDYINAYNEVIAETSTFYAPWYIIPANKKWFRNYIVAKIIVKKLESLNMKYPDPEPGIENIEIE, encoded by the coding sequence ATGTTTGAACGTTATATGGTAACCCCCGAAATTCCATTTGACCTTAACAACATTGACCCGAATTTTTCCGAGAATTTTAAAAACAAAAAAGATGTGGAAAAGGAGTTCTCAAAGCTAAAAGAGAAACTTTGTGACTTACAGGATATTCTCTACGCCGAGGGAAAGAGAAGAATTTTAATAGTTCTTCAGGGAATGGACACAGCAGGAAAAGATGGAACAATAAAACATGTTTTCAAAGAAGTTCATCTTCAGGGAATAAGAGTTGCAAACTTCAAATCACCAACAGCAACAGAGCTTGCCCACGACTTTCTCTGGAGAGTGCATAAAGAAGTTCCGGGAAACGGAGAAATTGTAATATTCAACAGAAGCCATTATGAAGATGTTCTTATAACAAGAGTTCATAAACTTATCCCTGAAAAAATCTGGATAAAACGTTATGAACATATCAGAAATTTTGAAAAACTGCTTTTTGATGAAGGAACAATTATTCTTAAATTCTATCTTCATATAAGTAAAGATGAACAGAAAAAGCGTTTGATTGAAAGACGGGACAATCCAAAAAAGCGCTGGAAATTGCATAAAGAAGATATAGAAGAGAGAAAATACTGGAACGACTACATTAATGCTTACAATGAAGTAATCGCTGAAACAAGCACATTTTATGCTCCCTGGTATATTATCCCTGCAAACAAAAAATGGTTTAGAAACTACATAGTGGCAAAAATAATCGTTAAAAAACTTGAATCCCTTAATATGAAATATCCCGATCCTGAACCTGGCATAGAGAATATAGAGATAGAATAA
- the tsaD gene encoding tRNA (adenosine(37)-N6)-threonylcarbamoyltransferase complex transferase subunit TsaD, whose translation MKVIGIDTSCDDTSVAVYDTDKGQVLSNIISSQYEAHKPYGGVVPEIAAREHLKNIEPVFLAALEKAHVEVSDIELVCVTNTPGLLPALLVGFTFAKGIAFARYIPFKAVHHIEAHIFSPFIKKQKIDFPFIALVVSGGHTILTITRNFKNHTVIGKTVDDAIGEAFDKVAKMLGLGYPGGPVIDKIFKEYSGEYLELPKPQVQGVSMSFSGLKTAVRRLIEKGHPKEQIAASFQRTAIDYVVGKLRKAIKETGIKRISVSGGVSANSYLREKLSELEEKEKVTVYLPDMEYTSDNGAMVAFTGYNLFKLDEEIGDPFTLNAYPSIPLTGVR comes from the coding sequence ATGAAAGTGATAGGAATTGATACTTCATGTGATGATACGTCAGTAGCTGTTTACGATACAGATAAAGGGCAGGTTCTATCCAACATAATCTCATCCCAGTATGAAGCACATAAACCATACGGTGGTGTGGTTCCTGAAATAGCAGCAAGAGAACATTTAAAAAACATAGAACCTGTATTTCTTGCAGCCCTTGAAAAAGCACATGTTGAAGTTTCAGATATTGAGCTTGTATGTGTAACAAACACACCAGGATTACTTCCTGCACTTTTAGTAGGCTTTACCTTTGCAAAAGGAATTGCTTTTGCAAGATATATACCTTTTAAAGCTGTTCATCATATAGAAGCACACATCTTTTCACCTTTCATAAAAAAACAAAAAATAGATTTTCCCTTCATTGCTCTTGTTGTAAGTGGAGGACATACAATTCTTACCATCACAAGAAACTTCAAAAACCATACAGTAATTGGAAAAACTGTTGATGATGCAATAGGTGAAGCGTTTGATAAAGTTGCGAAAATGCTCGGACTTGGATATCCAGGAGGACCGGTAATAGATAAAATTTTTAAAGAGTATAGCGGAGAATACCTTGAACTTCCAAAACCTCAGGTTCAGGGTGTTTCTATGAGTTTTAGCGGGCTTAAAACAGCCGTCAGAAGACTTATTGAAAAAGGACATCCTAAAGAGCAGATAGCAGCATCTTTTCAGAGAACAGCAATAGACTATGTGGTTGGAAAGTTAAGAAAAGCTATAAAGGAAACAGGTATAAAACGTATCTCTGTATCAGGAGGTGTATCTGCAAACAGCTATTTAAGAGAAAAACTTTCAGAACTTGAAGAAAAAGAAAAAGTAACAGTATATCTGCCTGATATGGAATATACATCCGATAACGGAGCGATGGTAGCCTTTACAGGATACAACCTTTTTAAACTTGATGAAGAAATAGGGGACCCATTTACCTTAAACGCCTACCCTTCAATCCCTCTTACCGGAGTCAGATAG
- a CDS encoding DUF3858 domain-containing protein translates to MASKERTHPYVIGYKMMKDSKITIKLPEDYNLYFLPENFSYKNSVGSINLWWKQLPNGKIEMSFKMKLEKAEIPVKEYGKLRELFNLTVKTLQNQIVILKKVER, encoded by the coding sequence GTGGCATCAAAAGAAAGAACACATCCTTATGTAATCGGTTATAAAATGATGAAAGATTCAAAAATTACAATAAAACTTCCTGAAGATTATAATCTCTATTTTCTCCCTGAAAATTTCTCTTACAAAAACAGTGTAGGCAGTATAAATCTTTGGTGGAAACAGCTACCAAATGGTAAAATTGAAATGTCTTTTAAAATGAAACTTGAAAAGGCAGAAATTCCTGTGAAAGAATACGGTAAACTTAGAGAACTGTTTAACCTTACAGTAAAAACACTACAAAACCAGATAGTTATACTTAAAAAGGTAGAAAGATGA
- a CDS encoding DUF3857 domain-containing transglutaminase family protein: MKSLILAILAFCVAINTYASTYGAKILKDNVKVKCYSDGRKEWIEEKEIKILSREGVKEFGEIVIPFSHEHQKVEILYAYTVLPDGRTVKPQKNAFNIVYPPFQAMAPIYSDLRYQTISMPAVKPGVILKYAFKVETVKPYMKNQFWTTNFFQSVYPVEHATFKLSVPADKKIKIKEYNFYKKPVIKRKAGRIEYFYELHNIPPIKEEPSMPPVGELAKKIAVTSLSSWNQVARWYSELAREAVEPDNYVKETTLKVIKGKKGKLEQIKAIYNFVAQNIRYVGLEFGINGYKPHTASSVLKNRYGDCKDHATLLIAMLKVIGIKGYPVLIPTQGVPDMDVDMPTPTAFNHEIAAIKLNGKWLYLDTTSDTVPFGELPASDQGRHVLIVDVENQKGFIEETPIYPAESNREEFIGNFTVDNSGNLKGNLLFNYTGVYAHRERAILSSFTTPYDEKQFIERTVSSVIPGFEVEKFKISNYKNLNKKMFTFLPTEAAHYLRQEQNILCYSTLLHQHTQD; this comes from the coding sequence ATGAAAAGTTTGATACTGGCAATTCTTGCCTTTTGTGTAGCAATAAACACTTACGCATCCACATACGGAGCAAAAATATTAAAAGATAATGTAAAAGTTAAATGTTATTCAGATGGAAGGAAAGAGTGGATAGAAGAAAAAGAGATAAAAATTCTCAGCAGAGAAGGGGTTAAGGAATTTGGAGAAATTGTAATTCCGTTTTCTCACGAACACCAGAAAGTTGAAATACTTTACGCATACACCGTCCTGCCAGATGGAAGAACGGTTAAACCTCAAAAAAATGCTTTCAACATAGTATATCCACCCTTTCAGGCAATGGCACCTATCTATTCAGATCTGAGATATCAAACAATTTCCATGCCTGCAGTAAAACCAGGAGTAATTTTAAAATACGCTTTCAAAGTAGAAACTGTAAAACCGTATATGAAAAACCAGTTCTGGACAACAAACTTCTTCCAATCAGTTTATCCTGTAGAACATGCAACATTCAAGCTTTCTGTACCTGCTGACAAAAAAATAAAAATAAAAGAGTATAACTTTTATAAAAAACCTGTGATAAAAAGAAAAGCAGGAAGAATAGAGTATTTCTACGAGCTACATAACATTCCACCCATTAAAGAAGAACCTTCAATGCCTCCTGTAGGTGAACTGGCAAAAAAGATTGCTGTAACTTCTTTATCTTCCTGGAATCAGGTTGCCAGATGGTATTCAGAGCTTGCAAGAGAAGCAGTTGAACCTGATAATTATGTAAAAGAAACCACTCTTAAAGTGATTAAAGGTAAAAAGGGTAAATTAGAACAGATAAAAGCCATTTATAACTTTGTAGCTCAAAACATAAGATACGTAGGGCTTGAGTTCGGCATAAACGGATACAAACCCCACACAGCATCTTCTGTTCTTAAAAACCGTTACGGAGATTGTAAAGACCATGCAACACTACTTATAGCCATGCTTAAAGTGATAGGAATAAAAGGATATCCTGTCCTTATCCCCACTCAGGGAGTACCTGATATGGATGTGGATATGCCAACTCCAACAGCATTTAACCACGAAATAGCAGCCATAAAGCTCAATGGAAAATGGCTGTATCTTGACACAACTTCAGATACTGTTCCTTTTGGAGAATTACCAGCATCTGACCAGGGAAGACATGTTCTTATTGTTGATGTGGAAAATCAAAAAGGTTTTATAGAAGAAACTCCAATTTACCCTGCAGAAAGTAACAGAGAAGAGTTCATCGGTAACTTTACAGTGGATAATTCTGGGAATCTGAAAGGCAATCTACTTTTTAACTATACAGGCGTTTATGCCCATAGAGAAAGGGCAATACTATCCTCTTTTACAACTCCCTATGACGAAAAGCAGTTTATTGAAAGAACTGTCTCCTCTGTAATTCCCGGATTTGAAGTAGAAAAGTTCAAAATATCAAACTACAAAAATCTTAACAAAAAAATGTTTACATTTCTGCCGACGGAAGCAGCCCATTATTTGCGACAAGAACAAAACATCTTATGCTATTCCACGCTCCTGCACCAACATACTCAAGATTGA